The Hyla sarda isolate aHylSar1 chromosome 2, aHylSar1.hap1, whole genome shotgun sequence genome includes the window TATGACAGGTTAACAGGCAAAACCCCAAATTGTTCTTTGTAGGTTATTTATTACAAAATTCTTGTAAAGAGGAAGCAAGTAATTTTGATCATTTGGGTGTAGTGCCCATTTTATCATCAATTCATCATAAAGTTTAATATCAAAGAAAATGGATATATGtaagacaatggtagctttattgTTTGTAAGACAAAAGTGGTGAGTCAAAAAACTGCAAAAAGTTCAAAATCTATATTGTTTCTATTACTATCGATGGATAcagggtacagtatgtgcactGTATATTCTTTATACTCTTTGTAAAGGATCCTTGATGGGGTTCTATAGACAAAAtactaaaaaagaaataaaataaaagtaactgtatacacacaaacaaaaatagaataaaaatgttttaattcaaCTAGTTTGTTAATATGCAAAAAATATAACTGGACCAGCACATATGgataaaaaaactactttttatttctttattagaACATGTTTTAATTCCATAACATCCATAGACATACAGAAATAGATAGAAAAAGATGCAGGAAAAACACATCTAAAGTCAACTAAACCTTTTAAACCTTAGCGGTTCTTACTCATAAGATGGATTTTTCCAGcatctttttctatttttgtttgaTATAACAAAACGTCATCTTTATCAGAAAATAACAGGGAACTGCTTCACAAAATGTGTTTATCAGCCTCAACCCTATTCCCAAATGTATATTCCTGAATCCTGATTGATATCCCTGAGTTGAGTATTTTACGTAGCTCGCATCTGTCTATCCAACTCTCCCTCATATTATAGGTCTGCATAATAGGGGTGTTTCCCCACTAGTTTAAACTCCAAATGTATTTTCGGAATTAAATACGACAAAAGTTTTTTCATTGTCTATTAAAGTGAGGAAAAGAAACACAAAACAAATGAGTAACATAAAAGTATATGTTGCTGTAGAACCTCCTCAAGATGCACAAACAACCGAGCAAATGGAGAAAGATGAACATAAAACATCCAGAAGTACTAAAAGCAGtgagtaacttaaaggggttctgtaGCGAAAAGTaaatgatcccctatccacaggatctccTGTTTTGTGCCTGGCTGTCTGAGAGAAGTGCATGCTGGGGTCTGCACTCGCTCCATTTGTTTCTATTGGAGTGCCGGAGAGGCCTAGGTACAGCACTTGGCGCTCCCATGTAGAATGAATGGAGAGCGTGTCTTCTCTTAGAGAGCCGGGGCCTGTTCAGATCACAGTAGGgtctcagcggtgggaccccctgcgatctgatacttatcccctatcctgtagatatgggataagttactttttgctgcagtacccctttaatgacatattTTTCCATCTTATACTACatgacacataaatatatatgtcTTATGTATGTTATACATATCACCAATACCTACGAGGTATATAACATGCTTCATGTTGTGCCATCCATTGTAGTTTCATCGAGATATCCTGCCAACCATTCTGCATAACCGCCCTGAGAAAGATACTATTACCCAATTTTGTAACCACATTCCAGTATGTTTCATTAGGAATCAGTAACACACAGCACCATCTTCAGGTTGCAGACATAAAAATGTGATGTATCAATGGGGGAATGATGGTTACCCAACATTAAATCATAACGTGGAGATCAGTCATCCTCTACTAAATATTCCACGATTGACCCCGTGTGCTattagtattgtattgtattgtattgactGGGATCAACAATCCCTATATAGGCAAGTTGATCATTTTCATGACTTCTAAGCCCTCTAGGTAATTATAGGACATGAATGAATGTTGAGATGATGGAAACCCATTGTGTGGTGCCAGGTCACCTGATGATGGCGCCTGTGTCCTGGTGTAGGTCATTAAATAAAATCCAATATGGGCATATCATGGGCAAAGTCAGCAGAAAAAGGGGATGAAAAGTAATGGAAACACGGACACTATTTCTCCGGACTCGAGTGCACGGGAAGCGAGTGTACGGTTGTAATTTCTTTACATGGTCGCTCTGTCATGTCCATCCTTTTACCATCATTCTGAATCATATATACAATGTGTTTGAGGTCCAAACTGCGGGTCAGCACCTCCAGGAGTAGTTCATCCTTCTGAACACCTTCCATAAATTCTTCAAGTGATAGTTCACCTAGAAAGAAAATtgggtaaaaaagaaaaaagttttttctttaaaattttaaGGTTTTTAATCCTGAATACCCATTGAATTTACAATGTAGGATTAACCACCaaatcaacaacaaaaaataaatatacgtACATTACTATCAGTTAAGGTTAGTATCTTTGCGCCTTTAAATCTGCTGTAGGTTATACATTTGTATGGAAAGGAtaggctctctctctctctttttttttttagtcagatcatttttattataaaaattaagGTTTGTGGGACAGCATATGTATTAGACAATGTTGTTACAAATGATATAACAATAGAAAGAACacttagaaataataataaaaaatatattttagtaTGTTTTAgtgttatatttttttcttttaaagttttTCAATTAGTTTTTTTATACGTTTATTTTGTTACATACaatataataatagaaataacACTCAGAaatagttataaaaaatatattttagctGGTTTTAGtgtcagatttttttcttttaatggtaTTCAATAGGttaatgtaatgtgtacagcgctacggaatctgtgtgcgctatataaataaagaaatattatgtgctacagtacacaggTGAAActagaaaaatttgaatattgtgcaaaagtccattgtatttcattaatgcaacttaaaagaaaAGGAAATATGAAGTGCTTTAAAATcccctggtagacggatgcgttgaccctggacttaaaggagtactcccgtggaaacctttttttttttttaaatcaactggtgccagaaagttaaacagatttgtaaattacttattactAATTActaattaattatttaaaaaatcttaatccttccagtacttattagctgatgaatactacagaggaaatggttttctttttggaacacagcgctctctgctgacataatgagcacagtgctctctgctgacatctctgtccattttaggaactgtccagagcagcatatgtttgctatggggattttctcccactctggacagttcttaaaatggacagagatgtcagcagagagcactgtggtcatgatgtcagcagagagctctgtgttccaaaaaagaaaaacatttcctctttaatattcagcagctaataagtactggaaggattaagattttttgatagaagtaatttacaaatctgtttaactttctggcaccactttaaaaaaaaaaaaaaaaaaaaaggttttccacgggagaacccttttaatgaagcacagtgcaccaacaccagcagatgacatggctccccaaatcatagtaagtgggatggggtgggggggtctttggggttttcatgggctgtaagccataatcacggcttgaactattttgctttgcatgtaatgagtctctctcataaattggtttcaccttttaagttgcattactgaaataaatgaactttacacgatattcaaattttttgagtttcacctgtatgtgTGTGCCAGAGAAATAATGATAATTACCATTGCTCCTATTTGTAGTTATAATTTGTGTCAGTGCGACCTCTagtggaaaaccattgtaagtacAAGAAGTGAAATTGCAGCATAGAGTCTAGTCCTTTTAGGCAGAAATCATGTgagcaaataaaacaaaaatagctCATGAAAAGTCAGTGTGATATAAAAAGAAGCATAAAAATCACTCACCATCACCGTTAATATCAATTTTGTCAAAAACCATATCTGTGAATTCCTCTGCGGTCATCTCATCATTACATCTGTTAATGGCCCTGATTGCCTGAAATAAACAACAGTGGGTTTGGTTTATCCATGGGTGCTTTACATTGCCAAGATGGAATATAATCTACAGAATTTATAGACCCGATCTATTACATTTCTTCTCTTACCTTTATTATATTGAGAAGTTCTCCTCTGTCAATGCAGCCATTCCCATCCACATCATAGAGTTTAAAGTACCACCGCAACTTCTGCTCCACTTTACCTTTTAGGACTAAGCTCAGAGCAGCTACATACTCCATAAAATCCATATAACCAtcctgaaaaaaaaatgatgtgggTAAATACATGTCTGGCTAAAATATAATATGCATAACCATTATTATGAACCATTATTAtgattgtatctatctatctcatatctatctatctaaatagcAAAGGACCGCAGCACACACAGGTAAACTTCAAAATAGGTGAGTATTTATTGCATCTTCACAGCAAAatcagtgcaacgtttcggcagtctctgccgaaacgttgcactgatTTTGCTGTGAAGATGCAATAAATACTCACCTATTTTGAAGTTTACCTGTGTGTGCTGCGGTCCTTTGCTATTTGGATTTAACATGGTGACCCTGACCAGGAACCAGATGATGGCTTGCCCCGAATAGATTGTATATACCTACTGTGGTTGTGCtgctttttggactttttatatctatctatctatctatctatctatttatctatatactgtatagtttATGGGGATTAAAGGAAGGCACTCAGTGGCATCTGTCAGAGGTATCTGTTTGGCTTATATGGCAGAAAACATCCCTGATGTATGTCGCTAATAGCCTAAACCTATGGCTTTTTAAAGGAAAGAGGGGATTTGGAAATTAGCACAATATACATCAGCACCAAGGGTCaaatcctggggaaaaaaagtacggGAACCCACTCAAGATttctactcaagggctggtcctgcaggactcctgctaatgagaacagtgtttctgctgtggaaaaagtgcaggaatgcCTTTCCCATGCTTTCCTGCAATACTTGAACCCTGATTAGAACAAAAtagggggtcacttacttaaatgtgTTCAGTTTTTGCATAGTTCTGTAATCTTGAGCTGCATTGCACTGTTGTGTCACGGGGGACGGGGAGACGGCACattcagctcccctgcctcctctataTTCTCTGTCTGCCCCGTCCCCTTCTTTAATATGCTAATGAATGCTGTGGGTGAGCGCTCTGTGCACTACCCtgctgtagtgttgagcggcatagaccatattcgaattcgcgaatatttgcgaatatatggacgaatattcgtcatattcgcgaatattcgcatattcgtaatattctcgttttattttcgcatatgcgaatattcgcgtgtgcgaaaattaatatatgcgaaaatttgcacatacaaaaattagtataagcgaaaattcgcatatatgaaaatttgcatatgcaaattttcgcatatgcgcaaatgtgcacaccggtctcacacagtagtattagagccttctttacaccacacgagctggaagcagagagggatgatcactgtgatgtgtactgtgaaaaaaaaaaaagaatattcgtaattacgaatatatagcgctatattcgcgaatatttgcgaattcgcgaatatgcgatatttgcgaataaaattcgaattgcgaatattcgcgagcaacactaccctgCTGCCTTCATTGACATAATAATTAAGGGACGGGGCAGACAGAGAATATAGTATATTGCTTTACACAGCCTGATCATTGTTGGCTGCACATTTCCCCTTCGGCTGATAATTGTGCTTTTATGGGCCACACAGAAGGTGCTCATGCAGTGAAGAAGCATATTTCCATTTTTTAGCTAAATGCTGTCCCTTTTACATAGGCCAGCTATTGGGAACAAACATTCCTAGGAACGTTCATTCATCTAAAAATCTGCACATGTAAAAGGGCCTTTAGAGTGCCTGAGCCATTTTAGTGCTCCTTAATAGAATAGATTCCCGAATACTAATAATATACTTGTTTAAGAGTTGGGTTTAGTAATGCATCATAGTTTTATTGACATTATTGGGGCTGTGATACAATCACACACAGCTTGTGGACAGGTATGCACAGTTTTGGGGCGTAAACGTGCATGTTGTTTGAATCCTGTACAACCTCTTTAAACCAGTGATTCCAGCAATGGAAGTCAGGTACTTTAAAATTAAACTGAAACATGCAAGTGTTGGTTTCCCTGTAGTGAACCAAAGATAAGCAATGCATTATCTTTCTGAAAGAGGGATTATGGATCCTTGGTCAGGGAAAATGAGGTACTATTTCTTTTTGGCAGCAGCAGGTATGTTGCGGGTCCTTCTTTATTTAATCCCAGGATAAAATACACAAGCGGATACAGGTGCTGACTAATTTCATGTCTCAAAggctcttaaagtgtacctgttgttagcaaaaactttttatataatgtagataatgaggggcatttatcaacccTTTTACCCGAGTTTTTCTGTGTAAATTTGACGCAAAAAAGTCGCTACTGCGGCACCGTGACTTTTCATGCGACAATcatctatgtgagcaagaagagcaagtttagtttttttgactACGGTACGCGGGTTTGAAAACTTTACTTggtttagtcaggtatttattaactgggacagtcgcagctgcgcaataaaatgtcgcaacggccgtaaaaattgactaaatttactccatctccaacatggagcaggaaaagctactgccgtccgggctccgacatactttctccccgctaccctcactgcgctacagggacactgcagtgatttacatcccacccctctcacctgccagcgccacacaactcccatctgtctgctaactgttgcaagactacaagtcccagcatgcccttacagtgaggacacgctgggagttgtagtcctgtagcagcgggagctgagcggcgcgagcgggagacaaggggggggggatat containing:
- the GUCA1A gene encoding guanylyl cyclase-activating protein 1; the encoded protein is MGNMDGKAVEELSATEIHRWYKKFMTECPSGQLTQHEFKQFFGLKNLSPASNQYIEQMFDTFDFNKDGYMDFMEYVAALSLVLKGKVEQKLRWYFKLYDVDGNGCIDRGELLNIIKAIRAINRCNDEMTAEEFTDMVFDKIDINGDGELSLEEFMEGVQKDELLLEVLTRSLDLKHIVYMIQNDGKRMDMTERPCKEITTVHSLPVHSSPEK